CTGACATGAAAATTTTCCTGCTGTGGTTTGGTGTGTGATAAGGATTCGCCGCTGCGATTTCCGCAGTCGAATCACGCCGGACCGTGATTTGATACACCGCGAAACCTGCCGCGGCCACACAGGCCACCGAGGAACCACAGCGGACCAGGAAAGAAATTGTGGCTGAAGGGGTTACCCTTGCCGGCGAAGACGCCCTCACGTTAATGGAGCCGCTGACAAAGCTCGCCGTACAGGCGGGCGCGGCGATCCTCGCGGTCAATCGCAGCACCATGGGGCTCGGCAAGAAGATCGACGGCTCGGTGGTGAGCGACGCCGATACGCTGGCCGATGCGATCATCGCCGAAGGGCTTGCGAAACTTGCACCCGCCATCCCGGTGCTGTCGGAAGAACGCACCCATCTGGCGGCGCGGCCCTATCGCGCCAGCTTCTTCCTGATCGATCCCCTCGACGGCACGCGCGAGTTCGTCACCGGTACCGACGAATTCACCGTCAACATCGCCCTCGTCACGCGCGGGGAGCCCGTTCTCGGCATCGTCGTCGCGCCCGCGCTCGGCATCGTCTGGCGCGGACTTGTCGGCTTTGGTGCCGAACGCCTGCTGGCGACCAAGGACGCCACGGTTTACAGCGCCCCCCAGCCAATCCGGACACGCCCTCATCCCGGCCCCGCCGCACCGTGGATCGTCGCGGTCAGCCGCTCGCATGGCGACCCGCGCACCGAGGCCTTCATCGCGGAGCGCCCCGGCGCGATCCGGCAGGTTCTCGGCTCCTCGATCAAGTTCTGCCGCGTCGCCGAGGGCGGCGCCGACATCTATCCCCGCCTCTCGCCCACCAGCGAATGGGACGTGGCCGCGGGCCATGCCATCGTCACCGCCGCCGGCGGCCTTGTCACCGGCGGACGCCGCCAGCCTTTAAGGTTCGGCGAGGATCACGACGGCTTCCTCGTTTCCGACTTTATCGCATGGGGCGACCCGCAGGCCGCCCGCCGTGACGGCGCAAGGGCGCCGGATCAATAGCCGGCGAGGGTCTCGCTGAGCGCCGGCCACTTCCCGGACGCCTCGGCAAGGCGGGAGGGGTCGGCCGTGAAGGCGTCGCGGTTTTCGATCCGGCTGAACAGGTAAAGACGCTGGCCGTGAACCAGCCAGATCAGCGGCTGCCCGGCGACGATCCGGCCATCAGCAAGGTCGATGGGGTCGTAACCGCCGAATTGCGGGCCGTAAATATCGGGGGCCGAGAGAAAGATGTCCCTGTCCCGTTCATCGAAGAAGCGCCAGATCGCGCCACCCTGCCAGGTCTCGATTCCGGGCTTCCCGGCAACGGGCCGGGACTGGATAAAATAGCCCACCGGATCGTAGCCGTCGATCGCAAGTCCGGTGTGATGGTTCGTGACCACCCGCTCGGTCGAAGCCGCCCACACGATTACGGGTGCCAAAAACGCAAATACGGCCAAAATACCCGCTGCGACCGGGCCTTTTCGGCCCCACCCTTTGTTTTCCTGCCGCCATACCGTCATAGTTGCTGCCGATAAAGT
The nucleotide sequence above comes from [Pseudomonas] carboxydohydrogena. Encoded proteins:
- a CDS encoding YHS domain-containing (seleno)protein; this translates as MTVWRQENKGWGRKGPVAAGILAVFAFLAPVIVWAASTERVVTNHHTGLAIDGYDPVGYFIQSRPVAGKPGIETWQGGAIWRFFDERDRDIFLSAPDIYGPQFGGYDPIDLADGRIVAGQPLIWLVHGQRLYLFSRIENRDAFTADPSRLAEASGKWPALSETLAGY
- a CDS encoding 3'(2'),5'-bisphosphate nucleotidase CysQ family protein; translation: MEPLTKLAVQAGAAILAVNRSTMGLGKKIDGSVVSDADTLADAIIAEGLAKLAPAIPVLSEERTHLAARPYRASFFLIDPLDGTREFVTGTDEFTVNIALVTRGEPVLGIVVAPALGIVWRGLVGFGAERLLATKDATVYSAPQPIRTRPHPGPAAPWIVAVSRSHGDPRTEAFIAERPGAIRQVLGSSIKFCRVAEGGADIYPRLSPTSEWDVAAGHAIVTAAGGLVTGGRRQPLRFGEDHDGFLVSDFIAWGDPQAARRDGARAPDQ